The following proteins come from a genomic window of Flavobacterium crocinum:
- a CDS encoding histidine kinase, protein MENENNNAQHFLDLIQKSRKGKFKIYIGMSAGVGKTFRMLQEAHSLLKNGIDVKIGYIETHMRKETHELLTGLPIIPRRTIFYKGKQLEELDVQAIINLRPEVVIVDELAHTNIEGSKNEKRWQDVLEILDAGINVISAVNIQHIESLNEDVKRITNIDVQERIPDNVLRLADEVVNIDLTSEDLIARLKEGKIYTADKIQTALANFFKSEQILQLRELALKEVASQVVRKVESEVPNLHALRHEKLLACISSNEKTAKIIIRKAARLASYYNGSWYVLYVETPKESSTRIALDKQRHLINNFKLAVQLGAEVIKLENSNITDAILKTVEEKQITTVCIGKPHFNLFKVILSTTIFRRLLNKLSLSNVDLVILS, encoded by the coding sequence ATGGAAAACGAAAATAATAACGCACAGCATTTTCTGGATTTGATTCAGAAATCACGGAAGGGAAAGTTTAAAATCTACATTGGAATGAGCGCCGGTGTGGGCAAGACTTTTCGTATGCTTCAGGAAGCACATTCGTTATTGAAAAACGGAATCGATGTGAAAATCGGTTACATCGAAACACATATGCGGAAGGAAACGCATGAACTTTTGACTGGTCTTCCGATTATTCCGAGGCGAACTATTTTTTATAAAGGAAAACAACTTGAAGAACTCGATGTTCAGGCGATTATAAACCTTCGTCCGGAAGTTGTTATTGTAGATGAATTGGCGCATACCAACATCGAAGGAAGCAAAAACGAAAAACGCTGGCAAGATGTTCTCGAAATTCTTGACGCGGGAATTAATGTAATTTCGGCTGTCAATATTCAGCATATTGAGAGTTTAAATGAAGATGTAAAACGGATTACGAATATTGATGTTCAGGAACGAATTCCAGACAATGTTTTACGATTAGCAGATGAAGTCGTGAATATCGATTTGACATCGGAAGATTTGATTGCCCGTTTGAAAGAAGGAAAAATTTATACGGCTGATAAAATTCAGACGGCTTTAGCTAACTTTTTTAAATCGGAACAGATTCTTCAATTGCGCGAGCTGGCATTGAAAGAAGTAGCGAGTCAAGTAGTTCGAAAAGTAGAAAGTGAAGTTCCGAATCTTCATGCTTTACGACATGAAAAATTACTGGCCTGTATTAGCAGTAATGAAAAAACAGCCAAAATTATAATTAGAAAAGCGGCACGTTTAGCGAGCTATTATAATGGTTCATGGTATGTTTTGTATGTCGAAACGCCAAAAGAAAGCAGTACCAGAATCGCACTTGACAAACAAAGGCATTTAATTAATAACTTTAAACTCGCTGTGCAATTGGGTGCGGAAGTTATTAAATTGGAAAATTCAAATATTACGGATGCTATTTTAAAAACGGTAGAAGAAAAACAAATTACAACGGTATGCATCGGGAAACCGCATTTTAATTTGTTTAAAGTAATTTTGTCTACAACAATTTTCAGACGTTTGCTGAACAAATTGTCTTTATCAAATGTTGATCTTGTAATACTGTCGTGA